In the Bacillota bacterium LX-D genome, one interval contains:
- a CDS encoding dihydroorotase, which translates to MRLLIKGGRIIDPANNLDSIGDVLIVDGKIAEISENIEVQVNKTVDAEGMIVTPGLIDMHVHFREPGYEHKETIATGTRAAAAGGFTSVACMPNTNPINDNQAVCSLIKQKAKEEGVVKVFPIGAVTKGSQGEELAEIGELKEAGVVALSDDGKPISNGEIMRRALEYAQMFNLTIISHAEDLNLAVGGFMHEGYVSTVLGLRGIPSAAEETMVARDIILAELTGSPLHIAHLSTAGSVRMARDAKARGLMVTAEATPHHFTLTDEAVVGYHTATKVNPPLRSSSDRDAILAGLKDGTIDVIATDHAPHAREEKEVEYAYAPNGMVGLETAVPLVVSQLINQGILTWSEAIAKLTVNPARILGLPLGTLSIGSTADVTIIDPQQEAVVDTAKFQSMGKNSAFSGWKLQGWPICTIVDGQIVMQSGKILA; encoded by the coding sequence ATGAGATTATTAATTAAGGGTGGAAGAATCATAGATCCAGCCAATAATCTAGACAGCATAGGGGATGTTTTAATAGTTGATGGTAAGATAGCTGAGATTAGCGAAAATATTGAAGTTCAAGTTAATAAAACCGTAGATGCTGAAGGAATGATAGTTACGCCTGGTTTAATTGATATGCATGTACATTTTAGAGAGCCTGGATATGAACATAAAGAAACTATTGCTACAGGAACAAGGGCAGCAGCAGCAGGTGGTTTTACTTCCGTAGCATGTATGCCTAATACTAACCCTATTAATGATAATCAAGCTGTTTGTTCTTTGATTAAACAAAAGGCCAAAGAAGAGGGTGTAGTAAAAGTATTCCCCATTGGAGCTGTAACTAAAGGCTCTCAAGGGGAGGAATTGGCTGAAATAGGTGAATTAAAGGAAGCAGGTGTGGTAGCTCTTTCCGATGATGGCAAACCAATTTCTAATGGAGAAATAATGCGCCGAGCTTTAGAATATGCTCAAATGTTTAATCTAACAATTATCAGTCATGCTGAAGATTTAAACTTAGCAGTTGGTGGATTTATGCATGAAGGTTATGTTTCAACTGTTTTGGGTTTAAGGGGTATTCCTTCTGCAGCTGAAGAGACTATGGTAGCCAGGGACATTATTTTAGCTGAACTAACAGGCAGCCCTCTGCATATAGCTCATCTTAGTACAGCAGGCTCTGTCAGAATGGCAAGAGATGCTAAGGCAAGGGGTCTCATGGTGACAGCAGAGGCCACACCTCATCATTTTACCTTAACAGATGAAGCAGTTGTTGGATATCACACAGCAACTAAAGTTAATCCTCCTTTGCGCAGCAGTAGTGACCGAGATGCAATTCTAGCAGGGTTAAAAGATGGAACTATTGACGTAATAGCAACAGACCATGCGCCCCATGCCCGTGAAGAAAAAGAAGTGGAGTATGCTTATGCCCCTAATGGTATGGTAGGTTTAGAAACGGCAGTTCCTTTAGTAGTAAGCCAATTGATTAACCAGGGAATACTTACTTGGAGCGAAGCAATTGCGAAATTAACTGTTAATCCTGCAAGAATTTTAGGACTTCCTTTAGGAACTTTAAGTATTGGCAGCACTGCCGATGTTACCATTATTGACCCTCAGCAAGAAGCAGTTGTGGATACAGCTAAGTTTCAGTCTATGGGCAAAAATTCGGCATTTTCGGGCTGGAAACTGCAAGGGTGGCCAATTTGTACAATAGTAGATGGGCAAATTGTAATGCAATCTGGAAAAATATTAGCCTAG